The genomic window tTGAGCAAAGTAGAGTTTGACCTTTTGGCGTGAAACTTTACACTGATATTTCTAGTAAATTGTTCTTTATTTCTATGGTAACGCAGTATACACGGAAGAAGTCTAGACTGACGTTCAAATGTCTGCTGCGGCTTCGCTGGGTGACTCACATCCGAAATGTCCGATTTCCATGACTGCCACAAAACTCAGGTTGAATTTTACTTATGGCATGAGTTATGCTTGCTCTGTAGATCGCTGTGGTTTGTGGTTTATTCGCATATATCTGCGACTTAATTCTGCAAAAAAATCACAAGAAAGTGTCTAATGACATCAAATGGCACGATCATGGTCTGGCCAATGTCGTTGGCAAAGAAATATGGACCTATGACGCCGCTAGCCCAAAATCCAAAATAAACAGTGACGTTCTCGGGATGCATTGGACGATCTTGGATCGCATCCGGATTAGTATcaccaaatactattgactgtaatacatccaactcccacagaaatcgtgaagcacgttgccactagcgccactgtcggcttgTGGTGAAACTACGTTgtgacaacgtaaaatttgacgtaaacattcaaatttaattttataaatttttgaatactaacaattttataaattttttaataacaagttaattttgctaaattaaattaaaataaaaatagttcaaacacttatacaaaaacaataataaaacaattttataaatgtaaggttagattgctctggttatcaccgTAGACCGCTTAGATGGCGCtatttttttgcttcctcaaatgtaatgggaaatgtcaagagttgtatgtattacagttCATAGTATTTGGTATCACCCCAAATTCGACAATTCTGTTTTTTGACGTACCCATTTATCCAAAAATGTGTCTCATTTCTGATGatttttcgataaaaattgaGTCAGTTTCCAACTGCTCCAATGCCCATACAAGGTCAGTTGAATTTTGTACGCGGGTGGTATAAATCACAACGTAAAATTTGTTAAGTTGTGATCCGAGAAAGCCCTAGTTCTTGCAAGCGACGTGAAATCGACTGCCACAGGTTCTGTTCTGGCCGTGTGTTCCAGGGGCTATGATTATAATCATAACATATTATGTCGTCATAGATTCTATGACTGGCCATGTCATTGAATCTGTGACATGCAATTCTAATTATTTAGTAAAATAtagttataaaatattatattttttggtttttagacAAACCGGCGTTCTATCTGCACagattaaaacacaaaaaaggcAAATGTCATATATGCGGCCGATTCGTTAGAAAAGACAACTTAAAGAAACACATCATGTTGCATACAGCAGGTCCATCAGTTTGTTCTACTTGTGGAGCAACGTGCAAAAATTTTGAAAGTTTAAGAGGTCATATCTTTCATTACCACAAGCATACTGCTCATCAGTACATTTGTGAAGAATGTGGTAAAGGTTTTCGAATGAAAAACAAATTCATATTGCATAAAAAAAAGGTTCATATGGGTCTAAGGAACTTTAAATGCAGTACTTGTGGAAAAGCTTTCTTTACCAATACCGATTTAGTAAGCCATGTTCGAATGACTCACGAAAAACTGAGACCTCATGTTTGTGAATATTGTGGTACTGGCTTTTCGACTAAACATGTTTTAAAAACTCATAAAAGACAACATACCAATGAAAAACCGTTCGTTTGTAATCACTGTTTCGAAGGGTTTAGACAGCGGGTTTCATTACGGTCCCATTTAAAATCAAAACATGGAATAGAGGAAGTCAAGGAATTCATTTGTAAAACTTGTGAAAAAGGTTTTGCTACAGATTACGCATTGAATATACATCAAAGGTTACACGCAACTAAAAAGTGTAAAATTTGTTCAGAAAATTTTGGTGGAGATGAATATCTGACAAAACATCTTAGAGAAGTTCATCAAGTAAAAGAAGAGATGGAACAAGATAGTTAAGATTATTTTTGGTTTGTTATGTGTCCAGTATCTCTTGAATTTTCCATTTCCTTGTGTATATACTGAACCGGT from Diabrotica virgifera virgifera chromosome 5, PGI_DIABVI_V3a includes these protein-coding regions:
- the LOC126884701 gene encoding gastrula zinc finger protein XlCGF46.1-like isoform X2 — encoded protein: MTTVVTTPVALYQCRLCLNKTPSRVNIFGGDFPRMLDVLTSIKVHEEDGLPKYSCTKCAKDVQMALMVKKRIIKAHQLLSEALKKKRAVFQRVVITPVVNKVESSVPKKTPTKQKVVSKKTIPIIKQNRTQRKPKLVDNSNEATTNEDENEGSVKCDIKIEEVETNTIKEEKESLAQDVHEILDEVQKRIKSNGFTCETCNLTFSDKPAFYLHRLKHKKGKCHICGRFVRKDNLKKHIMLHTAGPSVCSTCGATCKNFESLRGHIFHYHKHTAHQYICEECGKGFRMKNKFILHKKKVHMGLRNFKCSTCGKAFFTNTDLVSHVRMTHEKLRPHVCEYCGTGFSTKHVLKTHKRQHTNEKPFVCNHCFEGFRQRVSLRSHLKSKHGIEEVKEFICKTCEKGFATDYALNIHQRLHATKKCKICSENFGGDEYLTKHLREVHQVKEEMEQDS